The Phoenix dactylifera cultivar Barhee BC4 chromosome 17, palm_55x_up_171113_PBpolish2nd_filt_p, whole genome shotgun sequence genome contains a region encoding:
- the LOC103705527 gene encoding uncharacterized protein At3g49055 isoform X2: MEGPSDDRDPELSSIENPILPNGDARPGDALLSELESLRNSYNELQPRCMALEETQADLRARNFDLSQALEEVSGERDSFRIKLLEAEDSAKEQEEANLRERLELGCAIEVSRARVSELLEERSKRDGALSGILDSILMAKECLKRIGERICEKKLEESPEEKSNLEDALEVSMLETKSMLKLGTTVESKFLEYEEKIRKEKKDLGNSIVSLTEENRDIGNLLRIALMEKEAVEKSLNKLRGSAEQKKGVILQIAEKGLQKVGFGFMMGGTGGDSQTDQITSSNASMKSDGSECDEEVISLTSTVETIMKNLRREITELRRTLDESRSDNEHLQTLVDKQAQNLTESQLYIKDLEERVNMLAHSVEELMTEIKEAGEEVARWREACELEVEAGKAAIEEREKEVHLLREELERTKAELNAANNKLKLKEKLAATAMAAQAAAEVTLRLADSRSAGFRERIEELTRQLEEEADRGRRERSGSRRRVRHICWPWPAFRVAPSARAASQGRVRSRRMLPEMEALLHFRI, from the exons ATGGAAGGTCCGTCCGATGATCGAGACCCCGAGCTTTCCTCGATCGAGAACCCTATTCTTCCCAATGGCGACGCTCGCCCGGGCGATGCCCTCCTGTCCGAGCTCGAATCCCTTCGAAATTCGTACAATGAGCTCCAGCCTAGATGCATGGCCTTGGAGGAAACGCAAGCAGATCTCCGTGCCCGTAACTTTGATCTCTCTCAGGCTCTGGAGGAGGTATCGGGGGAGAGGGACTCGTTCCGAATCAAGCTCCTCGAGGCGGAGGACTCGGCAAAGGAGCAGGAGGAGGCGAATTTGAGGGAAAGATTGGAACTTGGTTGCGCAATTGAGGTGTCTAGGGCTAGGGTTTCCGAGTTGCTTGAGGAAAGGAGCAAGAGAGATGGAGCCTTGTCTGGAATTCTTGATTCTATCCTGATGGCAAAAGAGTGCTTGAAGAGGATTGGTGAGAGGATATGCGAGAAGAAATTGGAGGAAAGTCCGGAGGAGAAATCCAATTTGGAGGATGCACTGGAGGTTTCAATGTTGGAAACCAAGTCGATGCTTAAGCTTGGAACGACAGTGGAGTCTAAGTTTTTGGAATATGAAGAGAaaataagaaaggagaagaaggactTGGGGAACAGCATTGTGAGTTTGACAGAGGAGAATAGGGATATCGGCAACCTGCTGAGGATAGCTTTAATGGAGAAGGAGGCAGTGGAAAAGAGCCTTAATAAGCTGAGGGGAAGTGCAGAACAGAAGAAGGGTGTAATCCTGCAGATAGCTGAGAAGGGACTGCAGAAAGTTGGGTTTGGGTTCATGATGGGGGGGACAGGCGGGGACTCGCAAACAGATCAGATAACTAGTTCTAATGCAAGCATGAAATCTGATGgtagtgaatgtgatgaagagGTCATCAGTCTG ACGTCAACCGTGGAAACTATAATGAAGAATCTACGGCGTGAGATAACTGAATTAAGACGAACTTTGGATGAGTCCAG GTCAGATAACGAGCATTTGCAGACTCTTGTTGATAAACAAGCTCAGAACTTAACAGAGAGTCAACTATACATTAAAGATCTGGAAGAAAGAGTGAATATGCTGGCACACAGT GTTGAAGAGCTCATGACAGAGATAAAAGAAGCAGGGGAAGAGGTTGCAAGATGGAGGGAGGCATGTGAATTGGAGGTAGAAGCTGGAAAAGCTGCAATTGAAGAACGTGAGAAGGAG GTTCATTTGCTCAGGGAAGAGCTCGAGAGGACAAAGGCAGAGTTGAATGCTGCAAATAACAAGCTGAAGCTGAAGGAAAAGCTAGCAGCCACTGCAATGGCTGCTCAGGCTGCTGCAGAAGTCACCCTCAGGCTGGCAGACAGCAGATCTGCTGGTTTCAGGGAACGAATTGAGGAGTTGACAAGACAGTTAGAGGAAGAAGCTGATCGTGGCAGAAGGGAGAGAAGTGGTAGCCGCAGGAGAGTGAGGCATATCTGCTGGCCATGGCCGGCCTTCAGAGTAGCACCTTCTGCTCGTGCTGCTTCCCAAGGCAGGGTAAGGAGCAGGAGAATGCTGCCTGAAATGGAGGCTTTGTTGCATTTCAGAATTTAG
- the LOC103705527 gene encoding uncharacterized protein At3g49055 isoform X1 yields MEGPSDDRDPELSSIENPILPNGDARPGDALLSELESLRNSYNELQPRCMALEETQADLRARNFDLSQALEEVSGERDSFRIKLLEAEDSAKEQEEANLRERLELGCAIEVSRARVSELLEERSKRDGALSGILDSILMAKECLKRIGERICEKKLEESPEEKSNLEDALEVSMLETKSMLKLGTTVESKFLEYEEKIRKEKKDLGNSIVSLTEENRDIGNLLRIALMEKEAVEKSLNKLRGSAEQKKGVILQIAEKGLQKVGFGFMMGGTGGDSQTDQITSSNASMKSDGSECDEEVISLICCFWIFSDQTSTVETIMKNLRREITELRRTLDESRSDNEHLQTLVDKQAQNLTESQLYIKDLEERVNMLAHSVEELMTEIKEAGEEVARWREACELEVEAGKAAIEEREKEVHLLREELERTKAELNAANNKLKLKEKLAATAMAAQAAAEVTLRLADSRSAGFRERIEELTRQLEEEADRGRRERSGSRRRVRHICWPWPAFRVAPSARAASQGRVRSRRMLPEMEALLHFRI; encoded by the exons ATGGAAGGTCCGTCCGATGATCGAGACCCCGAGCTTTCCTCGATCGAGAACCCTATTCTTCCCAATGGCGACGCTCGCCCGGGCGATGCCCTCCTGTCCGAGCTCGAATCCCTTCGAAATTCGTACAATGAGCTCCAGCCTAGATGCATGGCCTTGGAGGAAACGCAAGCAGATCTCCGTGCCCGTAACTTTGATCTCTCTCAGGCTCTGGAGGAGGTATCGGGGGAGAGGGACTCGTTCCGAATCAAGCTCCTCGAGGCGGAGGACTCGGCAAAGGAGCAGGAGGAGGCGAATTTGAGGGAAAGATTGGAACTTGGTTGCGCAATTGAGGTGTCTAGGGCTAGGGTTTCCGAGTTGCTTGAGGAAAGGAGCAAGAGAGATGGAGCCTTGTCTGGAATTCTTGATTCTATCCTGATGGCAAAAGAGTGCTTGAAGAGGATTGGTGAGAGGATATGCGAGAAGAAATTGGAGGAAAGTCCGGAGGAGAAATCCAATTTGGAGGATGCACTGGAGGTTTCAATGTTGGAAACCAAGTCGATGCTTAAGCTTGGAACGACAGTGGAGTCTAAGTTTTTGGAATATGAAGAGAaaataagaaaggagaagaaggactTGGGGAACAGCATTGTGAGTTTGACAGAGGAGAATAGGGATATCGGCAACCTGCTGAGGATAGCTTTAATGGAGAAGGAGGCAGTGGAAAAGAGCCTTAATAAGCTGAGGGGAAGTGCAGAACAGAAGAAGGGTGTAATCCTGCAGATAGCTGAGAAGGGACTGCAGAAAGTTGGGTTTGGGTTCATGATGGGGGGGACAGGCGGGGACTCGCAAACAGATCAGATAACTAGTTCTAATGCAAGCATGAAATCTGATGgtagtgaatgtgatgaagagGTCATCAGTCTG ATTTGTTGCTTCTGGATTTTTTCTGATCAGACGTCAACCGTGGAAACTATAATGAAGAATCTACGGCGTGAGATAACTGAATTAAGACGAACTTTGGATGAGTCCAG GTCAGATAACGAGCATTTGCAGACTCTTGTTGATAAACAAGCTCAGAACTTAACAGAGAGTCAACTATACATTAAAGATCTGGAAGAAAGAGTGAATATGCTGGCACACAGT GTTGAAGAGCTCATGACAGAGATAAAAGAAGCAGGGGAAGAGGTTGCAAGATGGAGGGAGGCATGTGAATTGGAGGTAGAAGCTGGAAAAGCTGCAATTGAAGAACGTGAGAAGGAG GTTCATTTGCTCAGGGAAGAGCTCGAGAGGACAAAGGCAGAGTTGAATGCTGCAAATAACAAGCTGAAGCTGAAGGAAAAGCTAGCAGCCACTGCAATGGCTGCTCAGGCTGCTGCAGAAGTCACCCTCAGGCTGGCAGACAGCAGATCTGCTGGTTTCAGGGAACGAATTGAGGAGTTGACAAGACAGTTAGAGGAAGAAGCTGATCGTGGCAGAAGGGAGAGAAGTGGTAGCCGCAGGAGAGTGAGGCATATCTGCTGGCCATGGCCGGCCTTCAGAGTAGCACCTTCTGCTCGTGCTGCTTCCCAAGGCAGGGTAAGGAGCAGGAGAATGCTGCCTGAAATGGAGGCTTTGTTGCATTTCAGAATTTAG